The region AGCCAATTTCAAGTTATTCACACATTCTAAGAACCATCaaatcttgttttttttttcttcaaatgaaTCATGcattttacacacacctagTCAAATTCTGTCTTACATCAAAAGATTTATGTAGATAAGTTGCTTCTTTTTTCTGATATACATAATATATACGGTTTTTTCGGTCAGTTCGATATTTTAGTCGAAAAGATAAACGTTGGACCACATAGTGATTGCGTCTTAATAATGCAAATTGGATACAAATGGGGAAATAAAAAAGGGACACCCATGAATAATTTATGGAGGGCAGAAGTAGTTTTCAATAATCAGTGAGTTAAAACTTGCAGTGTCAATATCTCCATATGAGAGTAATTCGATACGATGATAGATGCTTGTTTGGGTCCTGGATCATATACTTTACGtgtttaacatattatattatacgtgaaatttaatataaaaaattcgaTATCTTATAGTTCATCTGATACTAAAGTACTAATTTTTTGTGACGAAATCCCCAACTGAAAAAATACACTAAAATAAGAAAGCCCGGATATAGTTGATTAATTTTGAGCGCATTAATTGCAATTTTGGATCATTAATTGTGGTTGGTTACTTATATTTCAAGCATCTTTATTAAGACTTGTCTTCTTCCAAAACCCTCCAACTACCGCATAAAATCTTGTACAGCTTGTCTAATtagagaatatatatatatgcacatATATAAACATTAATTGTACTCCATAAGGGAAAATTTTGGTCAAATTTAAAATTTGCTCTCCTCATCTTTTTCAACATCCATCTTATTCTTAGAATTATGTGTTAGTAATATTTCATCAAACTAAATATTTTCTGCTCTAGGAATCATGTGTTTTTCCTATATGATCaagtcctttttttttttttacaaaataagaCGAACGATAAAAAACGATTTGACCTGAATCAAATATTTGTATAACTTCAGTCAATGATGGAGGTTAAAAACTTAGCTGACCAAAGGAAAGTTTTGTACCATATCTACTTTTTTTCAAGGAGTCGGAATTGTTGCTCTACTgtaattttgaaagagttttgtAAGTTAATAACTATGACTGCTTGATTAAATTCTGCAGCAAATGTTGGCAATCGACACGTATCGGAACAATATTGGCTATTTTGATCAAGGAGACGATGAGATGAGAGAATAGTTACTTGGGGAAAATATTTCTCTCTGTTCCATTGAATTTCTGCTCCATGATGTTTCTTCCCTTTAAATGGGCACACAACGTTAAAGTTCGAAAAAATATTGACAAGGTTATATATATTatgggtattttattttatttgaattcatttttattatttagagTGAATTCTCAAGCTGTTTATATATAGTAGTACCTCTTCAAGtaaagtaaaataaaatttatatatatatatatatatatatatatatatatgtatatatatatatgcatacaaacatgtatgtgtatgtatatgtatatcatGAGATGAAAACTCCAAACATCAAATTATAATCTCCCCGCAAAAAAAATAACCGTGTTTTTTTGCTTTAACGAATTTTTTTCATGTTGTTACGCGACATCTCCATTGCGACCAAAAGGATCAAGCAGGCACCAAATTAAGGGAGAAACATAAATTTACTGCCCTTAGCAAACTAtcttataaaatataaaaatttaaatttctctATACTAAGTAAAAACATGCATGTCTAATATTTATATAACTTTTCCAATGACATGTCCCTAAAAGAGTTTATTTGTTTATGCATATAGGTCAAGTTTTACAATTCTCTCACAAAAGATCCAAATATGTTAATTAGTTAGTAATTTTAGAAAATATGTATTTGAGCATCGGACACAACATGAAATTTATACGAtatatgaactaatttttatctTAACCTTCAAACTATGCTTTTagtacgtgtgtgtgtgtgtatatatatatatatatagatagctTCCTTAGGGTTCGATGACAACAAAGAATATTACAAGGATTTTGACCACTTATAAATTGACGCGTGGCAGATAGTCATAAACCATCAGTTCAAAGGTTGCCCTCCTTTTTTAAACCTGTCAACTCTCCTCGAAGTTGCGATTGGATGGATGCCTTCTCTTTTTTACCACATCACATCGTGAATGATTTCTGACCATCGGATCCGATCCAGCCAAACTCTTTTATTAACGTGTGGCGTAATTAAGTTTGCGTAacgaaataatttaattattacctaattttattaaataaagagTGTACATGGCgacttaatttattttataccGTTAACACATTTTAGCACACGAGGAAAAAAAGACTTTAAAAGTGAGTTTTAGTAGTTATTTTCTTCTAACGGATGAAATATATCCCAATTAACAATAGTTTGTGCATCGACTTAATTCTAGTCATCATTAATAATTAACATTACTATGgttaatatacaaacataatcGATATCTTCTTGTACGAATTAcacttaaaaaaatatatatgtggaATATTCAATTCAATTAATGCAAGCTAATTAGTTTCCAAGAATAGGGGAAAAAtcaaagtaatataatcaagttAATATAAAATGTATATTGGAAGAGATAATTAATTTATAGAAGTAGGGACTGCCAAGCCTGATGGAACAACACCTTAGAACCACCGGATAATCTCTTCAACCTCAAAATCAAGATTCTCAGAGTTATCAAAGCCATTAggggaaaaaaagaagaagaagcaattaattaaataacagaAATTTGGTTCGCAAATCTTGAATTCGATGGAATCACTCTCATACCACTAATACTACACCTCTGTTCTCTTTCTGACTTTTACATttttacatatacatatatatattagagAGAGAGATAGAGAGAGAGTATAAATTTGTAATCACAAAAAAGAAAAGTGAAAGAAAGAAATGGGAAGAGGGAGAGTTGAGCTGAAGAGAATAGAGAACAAGATCAACAGGCAAGTGACTTTTGCGAAACGGAGGAATGGGCTTTTGAAGAAAGCTTATGAGCTTTCTGTTCTTTGTGATGCTGAGGTTGCACTCATCATCTTCTCCAATAGAGGAAAGCTGTACGAGTTTTGCAGTAGCTCTAGGTATAAattaaacaaaacaaaacaaacaatAAACCTTACAGTTTCTGCAATTGCAACACCTATATTTatgtataaaatatatatagtaTTAGCTGGGGGtcttttagttttatttttaccTTTCTTTCCTTGAACTTGTAAGATTCTTTCTGAATTATTTTGTTGTTTGGGATTGTTTGAGATCTGGGCTTGTCTCAAAATTCAAACTTTTTTATGTTTTCTTTGAAGGGAGTGATTAGTGGAAGAAATGCAATTTTTTACTATCTTTTTTTGTGTTGTGAGAGATTGTTTTTCCATTCTAGTGATTGTTTTGAGTCGTATAGGACTCTGTGCTTGCGAGTTTTGTTAGATCTGCCAGAGGAAACCACGAAAAGAAGATTGTTTCTATATTTATGTTGAGTTTCTGCAGGCTTAGGTGTGAGATTTAATTTGCTTCAGCACTGCAAGTTTATTGCGCCTTTTGTGCTATTTTCTTTCTCTCTTCTTCTTTTTGGTTCAATTTCAAGTTAAATATGCTCCGATCTAGTGTTCTGTTACCCTTTAAAACGCAACATGGAGCAAAATTCAAGTTTTCTTTAGTATATTAAAGAAGCATTTTACCCTAATATAAtaccaataatttttttttgaatctGATTTCTGCAACCCTTATCACCTctcagttttttttttccttttgttAAACAAATTTCTTGTATATAATTTAATTCTGGATGCAAGGGTTGGAGATCAATACTACAAGATATCTTTGTGTTGTGTTTTTGCCAAGATCCAAACTTTTTAGGGTTTTCTGTTAATCctcttctttctttctttctttctttttttttttaaaaaaagtcaaaATTTCACTACGAGCTTATCTTAActtaattttcttttcttttcgatatgtttcgacagaaatATGGATACTGGCCAAGATTACTCTCTGGCCAGTGTGCCTAAAAAAAAAAGCAGCAGTTTCTTTTGAACCTAAGGATAAGCCTTGATCTGTTTTTCCCCTCTCCAAATGTTTCTTGTGTGTGATTTTTCTTAATTCTTTGTTAAAAATATATCGATTTGGGtttcattgattttttttttctctcatcttgttAGGGTTTAATTTAGCAACATCAACATACATAATTTTCTTTTCCACAGTCATTCTCAGATCTCTTGGATTCTCCTAAAAATGACTAAGCCGCCCAcaaatttaaagattttaagtcATTTCCTGTTTTCTTagctttttttcctttttcttggtGGGACGTTTGATGCAAAGCAGTCTTTTTTCCGGGTAACAAGAAGGTGTTTCGGCTTATATGGGGATTCAGGgttttttctttgaaaattattttttcttaaACACTACATTCCTTTTAAAACAAGTGTACGAGTTACCACAATTTACCCATGGGCAATTCATAGACCTTCACGAATACATACCGAAATTGAGTTACATGCTGTTCTTGGGGAATTTGGGACACCTTTGTACTTCTGGTATGCATTTTGATGTCCATCTCACAATCTAAGAAGGCTAATAATTGATTTGGCTCATGCTTTAGTTACAAATAAAATTAACGTTCTTTCTTGAGGTGTAATTGTATTTTGTTTAAGCTACTAATTACTTCTCTAAAATGGCTTGTCATACCCAGCAGCATTCTCAAAACATTGGAAAGGTATCAAAAGTGCAACTATGGAGCGCCGGAGACGAACGTTTCCACAAGGGAGGCGCTGGTATTTAATTTGCTACTCTCTGATTGTTGGTTTCATATATATCCAAGTGCTTTTTATGCAGTTTGGTTTATTTATTAGGTTAATTTCTGGTCTGAAATTTGTTTACAGTTATGTAAGTCTATTATTTGAACTGCCCGTGATTAAGATAATATACTTTAGTAACAACAACAAGAACAAAACAGTACTGtgtaaacaaaataaaacaattaaaaaaattcagaagTGGTTTAGTTATCATAATTTTAATACAAATTTTTTAGTTCTTTTAGATGGTACCAGATTTTCTCAACAAAGATTTTGGTTTTGTACCAGATTTTACAATTCATTTTATCTTCATAAAATTCTAAAAACTCTTCATAAAAAACATGGATGTGACATCTACACCTCCATTGTtaagaataataaaataaattttcttatTAAGATTTTGTTGAATTGTAAAATTGGTAACTATATTTCTTCAATGCCTCAATGGTTTTAACGGGTTATCTGATAGTCTTACTTTGTTAAATAAGAAATCTTCTATATGATTGCAAGAGTAAGTTTATCCGGAATgatgaaatatatattataataaagaTTTTGTGGAAATATAGATTTGCAGTTAACCCAGAATTGTtggttaaaatatttcataaaccagaaaaattcttttttaaaaaaaaacttcagAGTGGTGTTCTCAAATTTCATTTTAACATTTCACTTTTTGCGATGAATTTCCAGAATGTTAGTTAGTTGGAAGTTGTTTCTCAAGCGAAGTTTGGTAAAAATGGTGAAGGAAACAAGAGATTATATTGTATATATCATATGGTGGAGAAGAATTGACTAGTGTATAAAAGAGAAATTAATATTTCTTTTTTGACATAGAATTGCATATTTTCCTCCACACAATGAAGTAACAACATATGGAGACGATGGTACTTGTAGAAACTGTGGATGAAATTTCAACTACAACTTAATTTTAAAAACTTCATGCTATTCTAGAGTTACCTACATTTATCAACCCTTTCCTCTTCCTCGAAATATTTGATATATGTGATGTTTCTCgttgaaaaaataattaattttattacaTCTCTATCTTCATAAGTTTTTTAGGACGTTATATATTATATTGAATTGAAGTGGATTTAATTCCATAGGAAATATGTCTCTGGTTTTATGAATCTGACACGGGTTTTCTTCCCGTTTCAAAATTTACGTTGCTGGAGTCCCATTTTTTTAAAGTGgaagaaaaaatattatgtaCATCAAGTCTGAGAAAAAGTATGTTCTGTCAAAACTACCCAATAAATCTTCCAGAAAAATATGGAAATTAAAGCAAATAGATTTGAAGTCCAGAGAAAAAAGACGAGGTAGAACACTTCGGGCTAGTGTTGTTAATTGATTTCATTGGCTAATAACAGGAACTGAGCAGTCAGCACGAGTATATGAAGCTTAAAGCACGCTATGAAGCCCTACAGCGTTCACAAAGGTTTGTCAACTCCAATTGTCATATAAGAAATTATCAGAACATATACATGATTAATTGAATGACAGTTTGTGCCAAAAAAAAGTGGGCTGAACGGTTAATTTTTTGTGGTAATTAATGTGTTAATAATGCTAGGAATCTTCTGGGTGAGGATCTTGGTCCTCTGAGTAGCAAGGAGCTTGAATCACTCGAAAGACAGCTCGACATGTCGCTGAAGCAGATCAGATCAACACGGGTATGTACTGCATCTTTTCAATCTTGTGATGCAACGGAAAATTTGTTTGATGAAGTAATAGAGAAAGTTATCCATTAGTTTATCGCACCTTTCCGATCATTGTCTCCAAGAAGTAAGTAGATTGTAAGattatatttatgtaaataaaAGTTTTGATAAATGATGGGTGGAAGCCGGCAATGAATTCTTGAAAATTCGAATGCGCAGACTCAAGCCATGCTGGATACCCTCACAGATCTTCAAAGAAAGGTATTTAAATTAAACTCCATTTCGTCAACTAACCCTTCATTTACCAATATGTTAATCTGGGTTGTTTTATACGGGTAGGAGCATGCCCTCAATGAAGCCAACAAGAGTTTGAAACAACGGGTATGCcatgcatgcatgcatattcTTCAGTTTACTTAGTCCATCCTTAATAACTGGACAGGCGATGCGTGGCCTATCAAACGTTTCAATTTCCATGAACAAATCATTCGTTCCACAAAATTTCTTGAACTATCCTCTCCATATATGTGAATCAGACGACGAATTATTGGTCAGTCGGCCTAAATTTTGATGGGTTTGGTTTTGTTTTTGTATGAAGCTGATGGAGGGAAGTCAAATAAGTCTGCAATGGAATCCAAATGCTCAAGATGTCGCGTATGGAAGGCAATCAGCTCACCCTCAGGCCGATGGTTTTTTCCATCATCTCGATTGTGAACCAACTCTGCAAATTGGGTACTCGATTCAATCCACATATAAATTAGAGAGATTTGTGGCTTTGCATGATTTTGTGCTATCGTATTAACAAATTTCTGACTAGTATAACATGTatatctgaatttttttttggttagAACTAATGAAATTATTGAAATTTCAGGTATCAGAACGATCCAATAGCAGCAGCAGGGCCAAGCCTGAATAACTATATATCTGGCTGGCTGCCATGATAGATCAACGGAAACAAATGCAAACGCGACTCTTACTTAATTTGGTTGCATTTCTCCGTCGTCATAACATCATCCTATGTGTCGTAAACGTGTTTGAATAATAGAACGACTTCTCAAAAGACTTCGCTATCATCCATTActgtaattattattattgttattatattcCACTTTGTGGAATAAACGTGTGCAAGAAATGTTCTTAGCTTTTATTTCCTCTTTATTCGCACTTCGCGTAAAGAAATTTTTACCCTATTCTAATTGCAAATTAAAGCAATTTGTATGTATTGCAATAGCAAAAACAAAACCAAGACATATGCTTAGTACCAAGTAATATAAGTtgcaatatcatatattatatttataagaaATGATTACTTAAATATCGAATTAATATAACACTGGAGTCTAATGTTCTTTTCGTTGTTGATGTTTTAAATATCTATAATTTTTAAACTAAGGTCTGATCGTGGAAGATTTGTAACATCTTAACACATTCTTGAACTTTTATTTTTGCAGAAAAATCAACTAATCAGACTTctcgacaaaaacttgtgtgagacagtcttatAGAtggtattttgtgaaacagatctctTATGTGGGTCATCTGTgagaaaatattaattttaattgtgaatATTAATATGATTGATTTATTTCACAACAAAAAATTCATAAGATCGTCTCAGACAAGACTTGTTCTCCCATATATTATTAACCAGAGACGCATGAGTCATGACCAACCTTTGACAAGATTGATAATTGTTATCATCTTacccaacaaaaataaaaatttgtctCATCAAATCAAATAATGTAGAGGTCAATTCAAATTGCAACTTGCCACAATCACgatctaaataaaataatcgctGCTTTTACGTCCCATCTCGGGAACTTTTTTCCCCACTTTTTTGTTCATTTTCTTTTTGTTAAAACAAAAGGTTTATAAATGGAAATTATTACGACGAATACTCACTAAGCCCCTTGTACAAAATAAGACACTGTCCGTTTTCCACTGTATAATATAAAAGGACAAAGTAGCGTAATTTCGTGGCTGTGTATAGAGGATAAGGCCAAAGTATGCCTTGATAAATCGGCGGGTGGCGCGTGTCATTTACTCATGGGATGTGTCAGCCCAATCAATTTTCCTTTTGCTTTCCCAGACAGCGACTACCGAACAGCACGCttatttcattttctttcgcTATACGCGTGTGGAATTATTGAATATAAATCCCATGCGACCGGTGTTGTACCTCAATCCATAGTCTAACCTACCAGTCTTTTGTTTGTATTTCACGATTTTTGATTTACAGTAGGATGAGATGATAATGCTGTGTGAATttgttgagataataaattgatAAACATTATCAAATCTTTAGATTTTTTTGAATCTTGATCCGAAAAATCTAACTATTTCTTATCCCATAAATGGAGCAATATATGAttcttgaaaataataataataattataaaaattatgaaAGCGTAATGTACAACGCTGGTAAGATGGAGTTCACGACACAGGATATTAACTTGGAAGATAATGAACAGTCGCCATTGGGAATAATGataccaaaaaaattattaatttattttctatAAGAAATCTGCCATTGAAGATTCGTGTTCTCACTTCGATCCACCCTCTGGGCCTTTTTTGATCATGTTCTCATGCCTCGTTTTTTGATCTTCCATTTGTAGCCGAAAAAgaaaatttcttataaatatcaTTAATCTTATCCGTTTTCGTAATACCGAAGTTTATCCATTTACCTCGATTTTCGCACTAATTTCCCACCTcaaattagcataaaaagcttttatttttataattaaagtCTACAAAATCAATCCTCCGGGGGAAAAAAGCTTCGAGTATGAGGAGAGGGAACCCGCAAACTCAAACAGATCAACATTCCAGGATTCTCTATGAGTTAACTGCTTTAGTTATGAATATTATGCGATCCCCGCCGACGCCGGTGGGTTTTTCGGATCAAACTCCGGATATCCATCAGAGGAGGAGGGCGGCGACGTCTCTTGAGCAGATAACTCCAGCTGGATTTGCCTCTTTGCTTCTTGGGATTTCTCTGGCTTTGATGCTGTGCGGATCCGTTACTTTTTTCATTGGGTTCATGTTGATGCCTTGGATAATTGGATTGGTGGTGTTTCTGTACTTCGTTGGGATTGTTTCGAGTATTTCGATGATTGGGAGAGCAATTTTGTGTCACAATTCTGGCCCCTCTTCCCCGTCGAAAGATGTCCCTTGTAAGAATTCTTGTTTGTTTTTCTTATATTATTTGTGATTAAATAACTTTTCATTGGAGATTTCTTGGTGATTACTGATTCTGTTTTGGAATTGCGTGATTGTTGGAAATATGAATTTTTCATTCAAGAATTGGGAAGGATGAGGAACTCAGGCAATCGTCTGTGTTGAGAATTGAAATTTCGCAACTTAAATTGCTTATTGTGTGTTTTGTTGGGATTCGCTTGGTGCTCTCTGGTCGTGTTTCTTAGTTTATTTTAGTAAAATTGGGTTGGGTGATTCTGATGATGAGTATATGAACAAGATTGGGTTGGTTTGATTACATGTTAACTGGACTTTGTCGCATGATTTTGGCTTCCCGGGAACAAATTTTTAGCTTTAAACTGGATGGTGATGTAATGGAAGGTTCAATGTTTAGTTTTAGTTATAATGAAAGCTTGGGCCTTTCATTTGCAGATATCGTGCAACTTTTAAACCATTGAATATTAAATAGATGTTCGATGGTTCAAGTGACAAGAAAACTCTGTGCCCCTTAAAAGAAACATTCACCAGTATGTGTTCGAACTAGTTAGACCCCGATAAGTTGCAGGAATAGAGGTTCCATACTTCCATGCAGGGGAAAAACCAATTGAACATCGGATATCACAGTTGATGCCAAGAAGCCGGGAGATCTATGGTTGTTTATCAGCAATCATCAGTATTTATTCATCTTTACATTCATTGGTTTTTCATACCTGCGAGAATCTTTCTTGATCTTCACCTTTCCTCTGTTTCATACAGAAAACTAATGCATACATGCATTATTTACTGAGCATCAGAGTCATAACATCACCTGAAGTTGTAGAAAGTGTTGATAATCGAACCTAAGAGCCAACACTTCTAGAGCTTGTCTAAGTTAACTCTGTAGTCTGCTACAAGGATGTCCTGAACACGGCGAGATGGTTAATTTTACCTTGTGTTGCAGCATGGAAGCTTTTATGAGGGATTCATATAGCTGGATAATAACATGCTTGTGGGTTGGGGCACGATTTAGCAACGACATTCGCATTGTGTGATTCCAATTTACGGCTCCTGCAGCAGCGGAACTCTGTGGATATTCTTCTCTATATATGATATAGATTGTTTGGAAGACTGAAGTGGTGGTTCGGTTCATCATTATACTAGAGGGTGTTCTCTATATTCAGTTCGAGTTCTCCAGAGCTGGGATATCAATGTATCTTGTACCTCTTTGGTTTTTCATATTAGCAAAACCGAACTGTATAATTTCTCGTTTCTAAGACAGATGTCTTTATGTCCGACTCTGATGGGAGTTGAAAGTTCGTTGAAATGGTTTAATAAAATCTGAGACCAGTTTGCAGAATGACTGGTTGGTGGCTACCATTTCAAAAACTACTTGGAGTGGTTGGGCTCGATGGTAATTGCCCACACGACCCCATTTGGCTACATGTTGGCCTATATGATCAAAATGTAACCTATTGAGAGGTACTCTGGAACTAGTCTTTTATGTAGCTAGGAACCACAGTACACCCCTAAAGTCATAGGCTGCTTGTCTTCAAAGAAAGTATGCTAT is a window of Primulina eburnea isolate SZY01 unplaced genomic scaffold, ASM2296580v1 ctg1415_ERROPOS3700000, whole genome shotgun sequence DNA encoding:
- the LOC140820741 gene encoding agamous-like MADS-box protein MADS4 isoform X4, coding for MGRGRVELKRIENKINRQVTFAKRRNGLLKKAYELSVLCDAEVALIIFSNRGKLYEFCSSSSILKTLERYQKCNYGAPETNVSTREALELSSQHEYMKLKARYEALQRSQRNLLGEDLGPLSSKELESLERQLDMSLKQIRSTRTQAMLDTLTDLQRKLMEGSQISLQWNPNAQDVAYGRQSAHPQADGFFHHLDCEPTLQIGYQNDPIAAAGPSLNNYISGWLP
- the LOC140820741 gene encoding agamous-like MADS-box protein MADS4 isoform X2; translation: MGRGRVELKRIENKINRQVTFAKRRNGLLKKAYELSVLCDAEVALIIFSNRGKLYEFCSSSSILKTLERYQKCNYGAPETNVSTREALELSSQHEYMKLKARYEALQRSQRNLLGEDLGPLSSKELESLERQLDMSLKQIRSTRTQAMLDTLTDLQRKEHALNEANKSLKQRLMEGSQISLQWNPNAQDVAYGRQSAHPQADGFFHHLDCEPTLQIGYQNDPIAAAGPSLNNYISGWLP
- the LOC140820741 gene encoding agamous-like MADS-box protein MADS4 isoform X1 is translated as MGRGRVELKRIENKINRQVTFAKRRNGLLKKAYELSVLCDAEVALIIFSNRGKLYEFCSSSSSILKTLERYQKCNYGAPETNVSTREALELSSQHEYMKLKARYEALQRSQRNLLGEDLGPLSSKELESLERQLDMSLKQIRSTRTQAMLDTLTDLQRKEHALNEANKSLKQRLMEGSQISLQWNPNAQDVAYGRQSAHPQADGFFHHLDCEPTLQIGYQNDPIAAAGPSLNNYISGWLP
- the LOC140820741 gene encoding agamous-like MADS-box protein MADS4 isoform X3 is translated as MGRGRVELKRIENKINRQVTFAKRRNGLLKKAYELSVLCDAEVALIIFSNRGKLYEFCSSSSSILKTLERYQKCNYGAPETNVSTREALELSSQHEYMKLKARYEALQRSQRNLLGEDLGPLSSKELESLERQLDMSLKQIRSTRTQAMLDTLTDLQRKLMEGSQISLQWNPNAQDVAYGRQSAHPQADGFFHHLDCEPTLQIGYQNDPIAAAGPSLNNYISGWLP